A stretch of Flexivirga aerilata DNA encodes these proteins:
- a CDS encoding methyltransferase domain-containing protein produces the protein MNSTDPAGDSFGTFDSGRALWMRRLGAVRNVVRQEMVARYLAHHLSAPPSTVLDVGAGQGTQALRLAGLGHRVTAVEPDPAMRTAFADAESALPDEVRARITLRDGQIGRLDAVLGDASYDAVLALGVFMYLPEGQAPLAALASYVAPGGVLAIAVRSESSVAWRPAARQDWKATLDALAEWDAARAEGRDVRYTNEIGAPARADNLDRLAATAERAGLRLEQWYGVRLAVDSAELDAAPPSDPAELAALLDVEERLGSMDPYRQLAQLALVVYRRPSTPELPSSP, from the coding sequence GTGAATTCGACTGACCCTGCTGGTGATTCGTTCGGCACCTTCGACTCCGGGCGGGCGCTGTGGATGCGGCGACTCGGCGCGGTGCGCAACGTGGTCCGGCAGGAGATGGTGGCGCGCTACCTGGCCCACCACCTGAGCGCCCCGCCGAGCACGGTGCTCGACGTCGGCGCCGGGCAGGGGACGCAGGCATTGCGGCTGGCCGGGCTCGGTCACCGGGTCACTGCCGTCGAACCGGATCCCGCGATGCGCACAGCGTTCGCGGACGCGGAGAGCGCGCTGCCGGATGAGGTTCGTGCGCGCATCACCTTGCGGGACGGGCAGATCGGGCGACTCGACGCAGTCCTCGGTGACGCGTCGTATGACGCGGTGCTCGCGCTCGGGGTGTTCATGTATCTCCCGGAAGGCCAGGCGCCGCTCGCGGCGCTCGCGTCATACGTCGCACCGGGCGGGGTCCTCGCGATAGCGGTGCGCTCGGAGAGTTCGGTCGCCTGGCGACCGGCCGCGCGTCAGGACTGGAAGGCCACGCTGGACGCGCTCGCCGAGTGGGACGCGGCACGAGCGGAAGGTCGAGATGTGCGCTACACCAACGAGATCGGCGCGCCGGCTCGTGCGGACAACCTCGACCGGTTGGCGGCGACCGCCGAACGGGCAGGCCTGCGGCTCGAGCAGTGGTATGGCGTGCGCCTCGCCGTCGACTCCGCCGAACTCGACGCCGCGCCACCATCGGACCCGGCCGAACTCGCGGCCCTGCTGGACGTCGAGGAGCGCCTGGGCTCGATGGACCCCTACCGGCAGCTCGCTCAGCTGGCGCTCGTGGTCTACCGGCGACCCTCCACCCCTGAGCTGCCCTCCTCCCCTTAG